One genomic segment of Misgurnus anguillicaudatus chromosome 23, ASM2758022v2, whole genome shotgun sequence includes these proteins:
- the LOC141359325 gene encoding elastase-1-like codes for MKGTEFSESTRNMLRFMLLSVLAALALAEPRYIEDTYEQRVVGGEVAKPNSWPWQISLQYLSGGTYYHTCGGTLIRQKWVMTAAHCVDTQRTWRVVLGEHNLNTQEGREQFMTVSQVYIHPNWNSNSVASGYDIALLRLTNDATLNSYVKLGSLPPSGQTLPHNNPCYITGWGRTSTGGSLSAQLKQAYLPLVDHQTCSSSGWWGSTVKNTMVCAGGGRDSGCNGDSGGPLNCQVNGAYYVHGVTSFVSSLGCNTNQKPTVFTRVSAYISWIQGIIG; via the exons ATGAAGGGTACAGAATTCAGTGAATCCACTAGAAACATGCTGAGGTTCATGCTGTTGAGTGTGCTGGCTGCTCTGG CTTTGGCCGAGCCCAGATATATTGAAGATACTTACGAACAGAGGGTTGTGGGAGGAGAGGTGGCTAAACCCAACTCCTGGCCCTGGCAG ATCTCTCTGCAGTATTTGTCCGGTGGAACTTACTATCACACCTGTGGTGGTACTTTGATCAGACAGAAATGGGTGATGACCGCTGCCCACTGCGTGGACAc ACAGAGAACTTGGCGTGTTGTTCTGGGCGAACACAACCTCAACACACAGGAGGGTCGCGAGCAGTTCATGACCGTCAGTCAGGTCTACATCCACCCCAACTGGAACAGCAACAGTGTGGCCTCTGG ATATGACATCGCTCTCCTGCGTCTGACCAATGATGCCACCCTCAACTCATACGTTAAGCTGGGTTCTCTGCCCCCATCCGGACAAACTCTGCCCCACAACAACCCCTGTTACATCACCGGCTGGGGCCGCACATCGa CTGGTGGTTCCCTCTCTGCTCAGCTCAAACAGGCCTATCTCCCCCTGGTGGATCATCAGACCTGTAGCAGCAGTGGCTGGTGGGGCAGCACTGTGAAGAACACCATGGTTTGTGCTGGAGGTGGAAGAGACTCTGGATGCAAT ggcGACTCTGGTGGTCCTCTGAACTGTCAGGTTAATGGAGCTTATTACGTCCACGGTGTGACCAGCTTTGTCTCCTCATTGGGCTGTAACACCAACCAGAAACCAACAGTCTTCACTCGTGTGTCTGCTTACATCAGCTGGATTCAGGGT